A genomic segment from Spinacia oleracea cultivar Varoflay chromosome 3, BTI_SOV_V1, whole genome shotgun sequence encodes:
- the LOC130470338 gene encoding uncharacterized protein: MYKGEVPKRPLNYGFGVKQSDIFGVEGLLRKEGSSYVNNNAMEVENMKGEISVVKKQNEDLAQQNQVLNTKFEETTQSFKMIASFMGQVLKEVRKGNVSSNLLDGAESAINMITDDSGGNGDNQAEK, encoded by the exons ATGTATAAAGGTGAAGTACCTAAACGTCCTCTGAATTATGGATTTGGAGTGAAGCAAAGCGACATCTTTGGAGTGGAAGGTTTGCTGAGGAAAGAAGGGTCAAGCTATGTTAACAACAATGCTATGGAAGTGGAGAACATGAAAGGTGAAATATCAGTTGTCAAGAAGCAAAATGAGGACCTTGCGCAACAAAATCAAGTTCTAAACACCAAGTTTGAAGAAACAACACAATCATTTAAAATGATTGCTTCTTTTATGGGACAAGTTTTGAAGGAAGTACGCAAAGGGAATGTTTCATCGAACCTTTTAGATGGTGCGGAATCAGCAATAAATATG ATTACTGATGATTCTGGTGGCAATGGTGACAACCAGGCCGAGAAATGA